In one window of Pseudomonas benzenivorans DNA:
- the nusG gene encoding transcription termination/antitermination protein NusG — protein sequence MAKRWYVVHAYSGYEKHVMRSLIERVKLAGMEDGFGEILVPTEEVVEMRNGQKRKSERKFFPGYVLVQMEMNEGTWHLVKDTPRVMGFIGGTADKPAPITDKEAEAILRRVADSGDKPKPKTLFEPGEMIRVIDGPFADFSGVVEEVNYEKSRIQVAVTIFGRSTPVELEFSQVEKA from the coding sequence GTGGCTAAGCGTTGGTACGTTGTGCATGCTTACTCGGGTTACGAGAAGCATGTGATGCGTTCTCTGATCGAGCGCGTCAAGCTCGCCGGTATGGAAGACGGCTTTGGCGAGATTCTGGTTCCTACCGAAGAAGTGGTAGAGATGCGTAATGGCCAGAAGCGCAAGAGCGAGCGCAAATTCTTCCCGGGCTATGTTCTGGTGCAGATGGAAATGAACGAAGGGACTTGGCACTTGGTCAAGGATACCCCGCGTGTCATGGGCTTTATCGGTGGTACGGCCGACAAGCCGGCGCCTATTACCGATAAGGAAGCCGAAGCCATTCTGCGTCGTGTTGCCGACAGCGGTGACAAGCCGAAGCCGAAGACGCTGTTCGAGCCGGGCGAGATGATTCGTGTGATCGATGGGCCGTTCGCTGATTTCAGTGGCGTCGTCGAAGAAGTCAATTATGAGAAGAGCCGAATCCAGGTGGCGGTGACCATTTTCGGTCGCTCGACACCGGTCGAGCTGGAGTTCAGTCAGGTCGAAAAGGCATAA
- the secE gene encoding preprotein translocase subunit SecE encodes MIDKAEAKDSRFDLLKWLVVVALVVVGVVGNQYFSAEPILYRVLVLLALAGVAGAVALQTAKGQAFTGLAKEARVEIRKVVWPTRQETTQTTLIVVAVVLVMALLLWGLDSLLGWLVSLIVG; translated from the coding sequence ATGATTGATAAGGCTGAGGCCAAAGACTCGCGCTTCGATCTGCTCAAGTGGCTGGTTGTAGTCGCTCTGGTCGTGGTGGGTGTTGTCGGTAATCAGTACTTCTCTGCCGAGCCGATTCTGTATCGTGTTCTGGTGTTGCTGGCTTTGGCAGGTGTCGCGGGCGCAGTTGCGCTGCAGACGGCCAAGGGGCAGGCGTTCACTGGGCTGGCGAAGGAAGCGCGCGTCGAAATTCGCAAGGTCGTCTGGCCGACTCGTCAGGAAACCACGCAGACCACGTTGATCGTGGTGGCTGTCGTCCTCGTGATGGCGCTTTTGCTGTGGGGCCTCGATTCGCTGCTGGGTTGGCTCGTTTCGTTGATTGTGGGTTAA
- the birA gene encoding bifunctional biotin--[acetyl-CoA-carboxylase] ligase/biotin operon repressor BirA has protein sequence MLPLLRLLQDGRFHSGEALGAALGVSRAAVWKQLRALEAELGLPIHKVRGRGYRLESPLRLLDESILAASGARPHWPVMVLHSVDSTNSEALRRLERQLPAPFVVLAEQQTSGRGRRGRTWVSPFAENLYYSLVLRVEGGVRQLEGLSLVVGLALLHAIRAMGVVGAGLKWPNDLLVNGRKLAGILLELSGDPADVCHVVIGIGINVNMLPGALQVIDQPWTSMRAELGHGVDRNELVSLLNEQLSIYLERHRKEGFSRLLEEWQSNHLWQGRAAILTAGAQQIEGVVQGVDSTGALRLLVDGVERLFSGGELSLRLRNDS, from the coding sequence ATGCTGCCATTGTTAAGGCTTCTTCAAGATGGGCGCTTCCATTCGGGCGAGGCGCTCGGAGCTGCGCTCGGGGTCAGTCGTGCTGCGGTGTGGAAGCAGTTGCGCGCTCTTGAGGCCGAGCTCGGTCTGCCTATCCATAAGGTTCGGGGGCGCGGCTATCGTCTGGAAAGCCCGCTGCGACTTCTGGATGAAAGCATCTTGGCGGCGAGTGGCGCGCGACCGCACTGGCCTGTAATGGTGTTGCATTCGGTCGATTCGACCAACTCCGAGGCCTTGCGGCGACTCGAGCGTCAGCTGCCGGCGCCTTTTGTCGTGTTGGCCGAGCAGCAGACTTCGGGTCGTGGGCGACGAGGGCGTACCTGGGTGAGCCCGTTTGCAGAGAACCTCTATTACAGTCTGGTGCTGCGGGTCGAGGGGGGCGTGCGGCAATTGGAAGGGCTCAGTCTGGTGGTGGGGTTGGCCCTGCTTCACGCTATCCGGGCTATGGGTGTGGTGGGGGCGGGTCTAAAGTGGCCTAACGACCTACTGGTGAATGGCCGCAAGCTTGCCGGAATCCTCCTGGAGCTGTCCGGTGACCCGGCGGATGTTTGCCATGTGGTTATAGGCATTGGCATCAACGTCAATATGCTACCGGGCGCCCTTCAGGTCATCGATCAGCCGTGGACTTCTATGCGCGCAGAGCTCGGGCACGGGGTCGATCGCAACGAGTTGGTTTCGCTGCTCAATGAGCAGCTGTCTATCTACCTTGAGCGGCATCGGAAGGAAGGTTTTTCAAGGTTGCTCGAAGAGTGGCAGAGCAATCATCTCTGGCAGGGGCGTGCAGCCATACTCACTGCCGGGGCGCAGCAGATAGAAGGCGTGGTTCAGGGCGTGGATTCGACCGGAGCGCTGCGTTTGTTGGTGGATGGAGTGGAGCGGCTCTTCAGTGGTGGTGAGCTCAGTTTGAGGTTGCGCAATGATTCTTGA
- a CDS encoding SPOR domain-containing protein: MRWMFLLLLVLNLFYYVWHQQQVPMRAKEVAPLALARGGEGDIRLLSESEVSVLRKPPVAEVKAGEAVCLFLGSFEQRTAAAVLEQRLLSLDIRSGIQAVDAAAGVDYWVYLPPLASRQASLRQLKELQARKIDSYIIAEGELANGISLGIFPRIDSAESVLQRLRGAGYEPLLKELSRAHRSYWVRIAPESRRLAEESLLERLAFDFKGLKHQLMPCEGVARSRKID; this comes from the coding sequence ATGCGCTGGATGTTTCTGTTGTTGCTGGTCCTGAACCTGTTCTATTACGTGTGGCATCAGCAGCAGGTGCCCATGCGGGCTAAAGAGGTGGCCCCCCTGGCGCTGGCGCGAGGCGGCGAGGGCGATATTCGCCTGCTGAGCGAGTCCGAGGTGTCGGTGCTGCGAAAGCCGCCAGTCGCCGAGGTCAAGGCCGGGGAGGCGGTCTGTCTGTTTCTGGGTAGCTTCGAGCAGAGGACGGCGGCTGCAGTACTGGAGCAGCGCCTGCTCAGCCTGGATATTCGCTCCGGCATCCAGGCCGTCGATGCCGCGGCTGGGGTCGACTATTGGGTGTATTTGCCGCCCCTGGCGTCGCGGCAAGCCTCATTGCGGCAGCTGAAAGAACTGCAAGCGCGGAAGATAGACAGCTACATCATCGCCGAAGGTGAGTTGGCGAATGGCATCTCTCTAGGGATATTTCCACGGATCGACTCGGCGGAGAGCGTGCTCCAGCGGTTGAGGGGGGCTGGATACGAGCCCTTGCTCAAGGAGCTGTCGCGTGCTCACCGTAGTTATTGGGTGCGCATCGCCCCGGAGAGCAGGCGCCTGGCGGAGGAATCCTTGCTGGAGCGTTTGGCTTTTGATTTCAAAGGCTTAAAACATCAATTAATGCCGTGCGAAGGCGTTGCAAGGTCGAGAAAGATTGACTAG
- the rplK gene encoding 50S ribosomal protein L11 — protein sequence MAKKITAYIKLQVKAAQANPSPPVGPALGQHGVNIMEFCKAFNAKTQGMEPGLPTPVIITVYSDRSFTFETKSTPASVLLKKAAGLTSGSARPNTVKVGTVTRAQLEEIAKTKEADLTAADLDAAVRTIAGSARSMGLNVEGV from the coding sequence ATGGCTAAGAAGATAACGGCTTATATCAAGCTGCAAGTAAAGGCTGCGCAGGCCAACCCGAGCCCGCCCGTAGGTCCGGCTCTCGGTCAGCATGGCGTGAACATCATGGAGTTCTGCAAGGCGTTCAACGCCAAGACCCAGGGCATGGAGCCCGGTCTGCCGACCCCGGTGATCATCACTGTTTATAGCGACCGCAGCTTCACCTTTGAAACCAAGAGCACCCCAGCTTCGGTTCTGCTGAAGAAGGCGGCAGGTCTGACCAGCGGTTCGGCGCGCCCGAACACCGTCAAGGTCGGTACCGTGACCCGTGCTCAGCTGGAAGAGATCGCCAAGACCAAAGAGGCTGATCTGACTGCCGCTGACCTGGATGCGGCCGTGCGTACCATCGCCGGTTCCGCTCGTAGCATGGGCCTGAACGTGGAGGGTGTGTAA
- the tuf gene encoding elongation factor Tu — MAKEKFERNKPHVNVGTIGHVDHGKTTLTAALTRVCSEVFGSAKVDFDKIDSAPEEKARGITINTAHVEYDSNIRHYAHVDCPGHADYVKNMITGAAQMDGAILVCSAADGPMPQTREHILLSRQVGVPYIVVFLNKADMVDDAELLELVEMEVRDLLSTYDFPGDDTPIIIGSALMALNGEDANEMGTTAVKKLVETLDTYIPEPVRAIDKPFLMPIEDVFSISGRGTVVTGRVERGIVKVQEEIEIVGLRDTTKTTCTGVEMFRKLLDEGRAGENCGVLLRGTKRDDVERGQVLAKPGTIKPHTKFEAEVYVLSKEEGGRHTPFFKGYRPQFYFRTTDVTGSCELPEGVEMVMPGDNVKMVVTLIKPIAMEDGLRFAIREGGRTVGAGVVAKIVE; from the coding sequence ATGGCTAAAGAGAAATTTGAACGTAACAAGCCGCACGTCAACGTCGGCACCATCGGTCACGTTGACCACGGTAAAACCACTCTGACCGCTGCTCTGACTCGCGTTTGCTCCGAAGTATTCGGCAGCGCCAAGGTCGACTTCGACAAGATCGACAGCGCCCCGGAAGAGAAGGCTCGTGGTATCACCATCAACACCGCGCACGTAGAGTACGATTCCAACATTCGTCACTACGCGCACGTTGACTGCCCGGGTCACGCTGACTATGTGAAGAACATGATCACCGGTGCTGCGCAGATGGACGGCGCCATCCTGGTTTGCTCCGCTGCCGACGGCCCGATGCCGCAGACTCGCGAGCACATCCTGCTGTCCCGTCAGGTGGGCGTTCCGTACATCGTCGTGTTCCTGAACAAGGCTGACATGGTTGACGACGCCGAGTTGCTGGAACTGGTCGAGATGGAAGTTCGCGACCTGCTGTCCACCTACGACTTCCCGGGCGACGACACGCCGATCATCATCGGTTCCGCGCTGATGGCGCTGAACGGGGAAGACGCCAACGAGATGGGTACCACTGCCGTCAAGAAGCTGGTCGAGACTCTGGATACCTACATCCCTGAGCCGGTTCGCGCCATCGACAAGCCGTTCCTGATGCCGATCGAAGACGTGTTCTCCATCTCCGGCCGCGGTACCGTGGTGACCGGTCGTGTCGAGCGCGGCATCGTCAAGGTCCAGGAAGAAATCGAGATCGTTGGTCTGCGTGACACCACCAAGACCACCTGCACCGGTGTCGAGATGTTCCGCAAGCTGCTCGACGAAGGTCGTGCTGGCGAGAACTGTGGCGTCCTGCTGCGCGGCACCAAGCGTGACGACGTAGAGCGTGGTCAGGTTCTGGCCAAGCCGGGCACCATCAAGCCGCACACCAAGTTTGAAGCCGAAGTGTATGTGCTGTCCAAGGAAGAAGGTGGTCGTCACACCCCGTTCTTCAAGGGCTACCGTCCACAGTTCTACTTCCGTACCACCGACGTAACCGGTTCTTGCGAGCTGCCGGAAGGCGTTGAGATGGTAATGCCGGGCGACAACGTGAAGATGGTTGTTACCCTGATCAAGCCGATCGCCATGGAAGACGGCCTGCGTTTCGCGATTCGCGAAGGTGGTCGTACCGTTGGTGCCGGCGTGGTTGCAAAGATCGTCGAGTAA
- a CDS encoding pantothenate kinase, whose translation MILELDCGNSFIKWRVIPREGVGALCGGVVGADVELLQVVRSKVSSLDACRLVSVRTDEETLQLVAPLESAFAMACSWARPAAELAGVRNGYEQPDRLGLDRWLALVGAYHQAKGACLVLDLGTAVTADFVGGDGQHLGGFICPGVPLMRNQLRTHTRRIRYDDAAAERALHGLGPGRSTAEAVERGCSLMLQGFVQTQLALAREYWGGAFRVFLTGGDAGLVADLVPDAKVAPDLVFTGLAIACPLD comes from the coding sequence ATGATTCTTGAGCTCGATTGTGGGAATAGCTTTATCAAGTGGCGTGTGATTCCTCGGGAGGGAGTGGGCGCTCTCTGTGGTGGGGTGGTGGGGGCTGATGTCGAGCTCTTGCAGGTCGTTCGCAGCAAGGTGTCGAGTCTGGACGCCTGTCGTTTGGTTAGTGTGCGTACCGATGAGGAGACGCTGCAACTGGTTGCCCCCCTGGAGTCAGCCTTTGCCATGGCGTGCAGCTGGGCGCGCCCGGCTGCGGAGCTCGCTGGGGTGCGCAATGGTTATGAGCAGCCCGACCGGCTGGGGCTGGATCGCTGGTTGGCTTTGGTCGGGGCCTATCACCAGGCGAAGGGGGCCTGTCTGGTCCTCGATTTGGGAACCGCGGTGACTGCCGACTTCGTCGGGGGCGACGGTCAGCACCTGGGGGGGTTCATCTGTCCGGGTGTGCCTCTCATGCGCAATCAGTTGCGAACCCATACGCGGCGGATTCGTTATGACGATGCCGCGGCGGAACGGGCTCTCCACGGGCTTGGCCCGGGACGTTCGACCGCGGAGGCGGTCGAGCGTGGCTGCTCGCTGATGCTGCAGGGCTTCGTGCAGACTCAGTTGGCGCTTGCGCGCGAGTATTGGGGGGGAGCGTTCCGGGTCTTCCTCACGGGCGGGGATGCGGGGTTGGTGGCGGACCTGGTGCCTGATGCCAAGGTCGCACCCGACCTAGTGTTTACCGGCCTGGCAATCGCCTGTCCGCTAGATTGA